In Daphnia magna isolate NIES linkage group LG7, ASM2063170v1.1, whole genome shotgun sequence, a single genomic region encodes these proteins:
- the LOC116927715 gene encoding nuclear pore complex protein Nup85 isoform X1, producing the protein MLEPIGILDNSFIHNKDIGFSWGYGNNLVVFPTEFSKSITMAGMPGSRKNLFMISWERTLYNPFVRKLVNESCGAFIAIQARVGKETQISVSELIQSSHQYRCIINACIEDLNQAADLAETNEATQAIQEMSEIFYKAELVWNLCEIMYLENPLGILPHLLEWVRIHFPNALEETGTVLASPTPEFHESFWKALYGLVFQLRIDSAIKLLRIHSGFQTDAFQSAFELLKKMPVFSVNSPVSAPEFTFRWNHWKEECEARIQAGDFFDSQDLQLLMEILCGKEEAFEKVADFFETWYQRMITQLTFTQPTINAASLGDQADPFLAAFTGFDDLSSLDATLLAVLRRDTRKVIGEMQGVLDNSWFTAHLADLLYHAGALQSFEDINSLQLRETLLRDYAICLFSHQSLWSVGVLYLDHCPTVGSATLEHLLTRLPCQSELKASKLIALAERRKLTSVVTSVCRVVGWHALKNGRLGAAVAWAVRAQDAPLATYAADAVLERYLQDSDFTSTDLLDSLGAGLLASDRLAFLGKYREFHRLYSANDFHSAANLLISLISSRIAPKYFWTVLLMDALPLLETNPPVFTSDQTYELMQSLQELTSSFQDDAEPIPHPNCQLNSDKTMLITLALSRNLAKCFVQQTGCD; encoded by the exons ATGCTTGAGCCCATT GGAATCCTTGATAATTCATTCATCCATAATAAAGATATTGGATTTAGCTGGGGCTATGGTAACAACTTGGTTGTATTTCCTACTGAGTTTTCCAAATCCATCACAATGG CAGGTATGCCTGGTTCTAGGAAGAACTTGTTTATGATTTCGTGGGAGCGAACCTTGTACAATCCCTTTGTTCGTAAACTTGTTAATGAATCTTGTGGTGCATTTATTGCCATCCAAGCTAGAGTTGGAAAAGAAACTCAAATAAGTGTATCTGAGCTTATTCAGTCCAGCCATCAGTATCGCTGCATTATAAATGCTTGCATTGAAGATTTGAATCAAGCTGCTGATCTTGCGGAAACTAATGAAGCTACCCAAGCAATTCAAGAAATGAGTGAAATATTTTATAAAGCTGAATTGGTATGGAACTTGTGTGAAATTATGTATCTTGAAAATCCACTTGGAATTCTGCCACACCTTCTGGAATGGGTCCGCATTCATTTTCCAAATGCTCTTGAAGAAACTGGAACAGTTTTAGCATCTCCAACCCCAGAATTTCATGAAAGCTTTTGGAAAGCTCTTTATGGATTGGTGTTCCAGTTGCGTATAGACAGTGCTATTAAATTATTAAGAATTCATTCTGGTTTCCAAACTGATGCTTTCCAAAGTGCCTTTGAATTGCTGAAGAAGATGCCAGTTTTCAGT gtgaATTCGCCTGTTTCGGCTCCTGAATTTACTTTTAGATGGAATCATTGGAAGGAAGAGTGTGAAGCTCGAATTCAAGCGGGCGATTTCTTTGATTCGCAAGATTTACAGCTCCTTATGGAG ATACTTTGTGGTAAAGAAGAAGCATTTGAAAAGGTTGCCGATTTTTTCGAAACCTGGTACCAGCGAATGATAACTCAGTTGACGTTCACACAGCCCACCATAAACGCTGCATCACTGGGCGATCAAGCAGATCCATTTTTGGCCGCTTTTACTGGATTTGATGATTTGTCGTCACTAGATGCAACCCTTTTAGCAGTTCTCCGACGCGACACGCGTAAA GTAATAGGGGAAATGCAAGGTGTTTTGGACAACTCGTGGTTTACCGCCCATCTTGCCGATTTATTATACCATGCGGGGGCGCTTCAGTCGTTTGAAGACATTAATTCTCTACAACTGAGAGAAACTTTGCTTCGGGACTATGCAATTTGTCTTTTCAGCCACCAATCCTTGTGGTCCGTTGGCGTCCTCTATCTCGACCATTGTCCGACTGTCGGTTCAGCAACACTCGAACACTTGCTTACGCGTCTTCCATGTCAATCGGAATTAAAGGCCTCAAAACTGATAGCTCTTGCGGAACGACGAAAATTAACGTCAGTTGTAACCTCAGTTTGTCGCGTTGTGGGATGGCATGCCTTGAAAAACGGACGACTCGGTGCTGCCGTCGCTTGGGCTGTGCGGGCGCAAGATGCACCTCTAGCTACTTATGCGGCTGATGCCGTTCTAGAACGTTACCTCCAGGATTCCGACTTCACTTCAACGGACTTGCTAGACTCACTGGGGGCTGGACTTCTGGCAAGCGATCGCTTGGCGTTCTTGGGAAAATATAGAGAATTTCATCGACTTTACAGTGCAAATGATTTCCACTCAGCAGCCAACCTTTTGATCTCTTTGATTTCTTCACGTATCGCACCAAAATA CTTTTGGACAGTGTTGCTTATGGACGCGTTACCATTACTGGAAACCAATCCACCAGTTTTTACGTCAGATCAGACTTACGAATTAATGCAAAGTCTACAAGAGTTAACGTCTTCTTTCCAAGACGACGCCGAGCCCATCCCTCATCCTAATTGCCAACTCAATTCAGATAAAACTATGTTAATAACTCTGGCATTAAGTCGTAATTTGGCGAAATGTTTTGTACAACAAACAGGTTGTGATTAA
- the LOC116927715 gene encoding nuclear pore complex protein Nup85 isoform X2, whose amino-acid sequence MLEPIGILDNSFIHNKDIGFSWGYGNNLVVFPTEFSKSITMGMPGSRKNLFMISWERTLYNPFVRKLVNESCGAFIAIQARVGKETQISVSELIQSSHQYRCIINACIEDLNQAADLAETNEATQAIQEMSEIFYKAELVWNLCEIMYLENPLGILPHLLEWVRIHFPNALEETGTVLASPTPEFHESFWKALYGLVFQLRIDSAIKLLRIHSGFQTDAFQSAFELLKKMPVFSVNSPVSAPEFTFRWNHWKEECEARIQAGDFFDSQDLQLLMEILCGKEEAFEKVADFFETWYQRMITQLTFTQPTINAASLGDQADPFLAAFTGFDDLSSLDATLLAVLRRDTRKVIGEMQGVLDNSWFTAHLADLLYHAGALQSFEDINSLQLRETLLRDYAICLFSHQSLWSVGVLYLDHCPTVGSATLEHLLTRLPCQSELKASKLIALAERRKLTSVVTSVCRVVGWHALKNGRLGAAVAWAVRAQDAPLATYAADAVLERYLQDSDFTSTDLLDSLGAGLLASDRLAFLGKYREFHRLYSANDFHSAANLLISLISSRIAPKYFWTVLLMDALPLLETNPPVFTSDQTYELMQSLQELTSSFQDDAEPIPHPNCQLNSDKTMLITLALSRNLAKCFVQQTGCD is encoded by the exons ATGCTTGAGCCCATT GGAATCCTTGATAATTCATTCATCCATAATAAAGATATTGGATTTAGCTGGGGCTATGGTAACAACTTGGTTGTATTTCCTACTGAGTTTTCCAAATCCATCACAATGG GTATGCCTGGTTCTAGGAAGAACTTGTTTATGATTTCGTGGGAGCGAACCTTGTACAATCCCTTTGTTCGTAAACTTGTTAATGAATCTTGTGGTGCATTTATTGCCATCCAAGCTAGAGTTGGAAAAGAAACTCAAATAAGTGTATCTGAGCTTATTCAGTCCAGCCATCAGTATCGCTGCATTATAAATGCTTGCATTGAAGATTTGAATCAAGCTGCTGATCTTGCGGAAACTAATGAAGCTACCCAAGCAATTCAAGAAATGAGTGAAATATTTTATAAAGCTGAATTGGTATGGAACTTGTGTGAAATTATGTATCTTGAAAATCCACTTGGAATTCTGCCACACCTTCTGGAATGGGTCCGCATTCATTTTCCAAATGCTCTTGAAGAAACTGGAACAGTTTTAGCATCTCCAACCCCAGAATTTCATGAAAGCTTTTGGAAAGCTCTTTATGGATTGGTGTTCCAGTTGCGTATAGACAGTGCTATTAAATTATTAAGAATTCATTCTGGTTTCCAAACTGATGCTTTCCAAAGTGCCTTTGAATTGCTGAAGAAGATGCCAGTTTTCAGT gtgaATTCGCCTGTTTCGGCTCCTGAATTTACTTTTAGATGGAATCATTGGAAGGAAGAGTGTGAAGCTCGAATTCAAGCGGGCGATTTCTTTGATTCGCAAGATTTACAGCTCCTTATGGAG ATACTTTGTGGTAAAGAAGAAGCATTTGAAAAGGTTGCCGATTTTTTCGAAACCTGGTACCAGCGAATGATAACTCAGTTGACGTTCACACAGCCCACCATAAACGCTGCATCACTGGGCGATCAAGCAGATCCATTTTTGGCCGCTTTTACTGGATTTGATGATTTGTCGTCACTAGATGCAACCCTTTTAGCAGTTCTCCGACGCGACACGCGTAAA GTAATAGGGGAAATGCAAGGTGTTTTGGACAACTCGTGGTTTACCGCCCATCTTGCCGATTTATTATACCATGCGGGGGCGCTTCAGTCGTTTGAAGACATTAATTCTCTACAACTGAGAGAAACTTTGCTTCGGGACTATGCAATTTGTCTTTTCAGCCACCAATCCTTGTGGTCCGTTGGCGTCCTCTATCTCGACCATTGTCCGACTGTCGGTTCAGCAACACTCGAACACTTGCTTACGCGTCTTCCATGTCAATCGGAATTAAAGGCCTCAAAACTGATAGCTCTTGCGGAACGACGAAAATTAACGTCAGTTGTAACCTCAGTTTGTCGCGTTGTGGGATGGCATGCCTTGAAAAACGGACGACTCGGTGCTGCCGTCGCTTGGGCTGTGCGGGCGCAAGATGCACCTCTAGCTACTTATGCGGCTGATGCCGTTCTAGAACGTTACCTCCAGGATTCCGACTTCACTTCAACGGACTTGCTAGACTCACTGGGGGCTGGACTTCTGGCAAGCGATCGCTTGGCGTTCTTGGGAAAATATAGAGAATTTCATCGACTTTACAGTGCAAATGATTTCCACTCAGCAGCCAACCTTTTGATCTCTTTGATTTCTTCACGTATCGCACCAAAATA CTTTTGGACAGTGTTGCTTATGGACGCGTTACCATTACTGGAAACCAATCCACCAGTTTTTACGTCAGATCAGACTTACGAATTAATGCAAAGTCTACAAGAGTTAACGTCTTCTTTCCAAGACGACGCCGAGCCCATCCCTCATCCTAATTGCCAACTCAATTCAGATAAAACTATGTTAATAACTCTGGCATTAAGTCGTAATTTGGCGAAATGTTTTGTACAACAAACAGGTTGTGATTAA
- the LOC116927529 gene encoding uncharacterized protein LOC116927529 yields MDHDRIADYYPIRDIIRENGWDKSHVDALLCRLDAEDAELSKKDRSAINIAVGKWLYKHKGMNGMPKPAEFDMAAKSIVAHFPIAKDASSTADNIIHSSWYDVNTNVGRLSNYVRDRRSNNKNKGAIVRSYNKRQTENFEDEFDITLQDQERFMRENQVTTENKEKMMQCHFGTLESRRKWILEKKPTVTDILTRFPRFTSLKGAVDCDLKFVEGWRTEEFTERWKKIEKSLAVELLKKHGESLEPFAELTMDLVDSYENSLLGLDTANDRTLIIFSSLQILFPPRPSRASKGFTV; encoded by the exons ATGGATCACGATCGAATCGCG GATTATTACCCGATTCGCGACATAATTCGTGAAAACGGGTGGGATAAAAGCCACGTTGATGCTTTGTTATGCCGCTTAGATGCCGAGGACGCGGAGCTCAGTAAAAAGGATCGTTCTGCTATTAATATTGCAGTCGGTAAATGGCTCTACAAACATAAGGGAAT GAATGGCATGCCAAAGCCAGCAGAATTTGACATGGCTGCCAAGTCGATTGTAGCGCATTTTCCGATAGCAAAGGATGCATCAAGCACTGCCGATAACATCATTCACTCTTCGTGGTATGATGTAAATACAAACGTTGGACGTTTATCAAATTACGTCAGGGATCGCAGATCCAATAATAAGAATAAAGGGGCCATTGTAAGGAGCTACAATAAAAG acaaactgaaaattttgaaGATGAATTCGACATTACTTTACAAGACCAAGAAAGATTTATGCGCGAGAACCAAGTAACCAccgaaaataaagaaaaaatgatgcAGTGTCATTTTGGCACGCTCGAATCCCGTAGAAAATGGATCCTCGAGAAAAAACCTACCGTGACAGACATTCTGACAAGGTTTCCCAGATTCACATCACTAAAGGGAGcg GTTGATTGTGACCTGAAATTTGTGGAAGGGTGGCGAACAGAGGAATTTACCGaaaggtggaaaaaaattgaaaaatcttTGGCAGTGGAGCTATTGAAAAAACACGGAGAATCTTTGGAGCCGTTTGCAGAGCTCACCATGGATCTAGTAGATTCTTATGAAAATTCACTGCTCGGACTTg ATACGGCCAACGACAGGACACTTATAATATTttcatctcttcaaattctttttccaCCTCGCCCGTCTAGGGCCTCGAAAGGGTTTACGGTGTGA